The sequence TTTCCCTGGCCATAGCATCAGCGTACTGGAATAAAAAATCAGCCTCCCCGTGCGTATCCGGCCTCCCATGCTTGCGGCTCAAACGCGAAAGCTTCCGCATTATGGCGATTGCAAGATCAGGCTGCAAGTTTGACAGTAAAAACAGATTAAACCGGTTACGAACAAGTTTGACAAAGAGCCGATACCCGATATCGTTCCGATCCAGACCGTCTCCATGAGCGATAATAAACTTTTTCCCGCAGATGAGAGTCTCCCGAATACCGTACCATGTTTGCACCCCCAGCGATTTGTTGAAAAAATCTCCGAGAGAGAAATCATGGTTACCTGCATGATAATGCACCTCGACACCCTGTCGAACGAGCCCTTTTAGCAGGCAGAGAAAACCATCGAAATATTTTGGTATGACATGACGAAACTCCATCCAGTAATCGAGTATATCACCGACCAGGTAAAGAGCCTCCCCGTCTTTTCGAACTATTTCAGCAAGATATTCGAAACGCTCCATCTTGCGACTTTCTTGCTGATCAGGCTGAAGTCCGAAGTGAATATCACTGACAAAGAAGCTTTTCGACATGAGGGTGCAAGTTTCGTCACTCCGTTCAAAGAAGATAGGTAAGTCCTATCACTGCTAACGGAATAAGAATATTGTCAACCTCTTTCGGACTCAGTCCCTCGAGAATGGTTGCCACAAGTGCAATGATGAGGATAGTTGAAAGATTAAATGCCTCCGGAACGATCAACCAGATGAAAAACATCCCGGCCAGAGCGCTTCCTGCAAAAAAAGCAAGACTGCCCTCTACGGTTTTTTCACAGAGAGCCTTGTATTTTATTTTACCGAGCTTTTTGCCGAAAATGGGAGCAAGCCCATCCCCCCAACCAAGAACAGCCATCGCAAGAACCCCGGGAAACTGTTTATAGTAAACAGTGCCACAGATAATGCCGGCTATTGCAAAATACAATGTGCCTTTCAACAGCTCACGCCGATCACCGGTTCGAGTCATGGTTTTTATTGCCTGATCATCTTCTGCGGCAAAAAAACCCTTCTGGAAAAAAAGCAGCGCCCATATGGCATAGATGGAGACGTTCAAATACTGCGTCCAGTGGCCATCCTGAAAAAGAGGCAAAAATATGATTACGGAACCCGCACAGATATGAGTGATTTTTCGGCTTATATCCCGTGACACGTAGTTATTGGTCACCAGATAATCCAGAAAAGGCGGTACGCTAAAAACATAGATGATCGAAAGAAACGCAACAACAACGTTGTGCCACGCTACAGACAAAGAAAAAAAGGTCGTCTCCGGTGTACCCATATTGAAGATAAATCAACGATACAACAAGTTTACCCCTGCATATACTTTATTCCAATAGCACCCGCAGCCATGAGATTGTTAGCCAAAAACAAAACATTGTTTGCAACCTGAAACTGCAGAAACGCTTTGTGCTCGGCCACGTCACTTTGTCCGATCGCATGACCGAAACCATCATCAACGGCAACTTTCAAAAAAGAAATGCCCCCTTTTGGATCCATATACAGTTTTACCTGAAAAAAAATATTGAGCAGAAGTCCACCAAGCATAAAAAAGACAAGCGGATACAAACCCCATGAGTACTCAAGCCATGCAAAAACAAGAAAGACAACATCAATAATGAAAAACGACACCAGAAATGTATTCTTTGGACCAATCATGACGGTAAGGGACTTCAGCCCCCCTTCCTTGTCACCCTTGGCAGACTTGAAATCATTGAGAATAATCAGCGCAACACCCATAAAGAAGTTCAAAACCGCCATCCAGACAACTTCCGGTCGGATCTCACTGAATAAGGCGTTGGCAGAAAGCCATGGTGCAAAGCTGTAAGAAAAACCAACTGCAGGCGCCGATAATAAAATGTTTTTCTTGAGCTTGAATGGTGGCGCCGAATAGGTGTAGCCAAGAACTAGAGAAGCAATGATTGACGATGAAATAATCAATCCCCTTGTTCCTCCAATGTACAATCCAAGAAAAACCCCGAAACCAAGTGCCAGCAAAA is a genomic window of Prosthecochloris marina containing:
- a CDS encoding diacylglycerol/polyprenol kinase family protein, with product MGTPETTFFSLSVAWHNVVVAFLSIIYVFSVPPFLDYLVTNNYVSRDISRKITHICAGSVIIFLPLFQDGHWTQYLNVSIYAIWALLFFQKGFFAAEDDQAIKTMTRTGDRRELLKGTLYFAIAGIICGTVYYKQFPGVLAMAVLGWGDGLAPIFGKKLGKIKYKALCEKTVEGSLAFFAGSALAGMFFIWLIVPEAFNLSTILIIALVATILEGLSPKEVDNILIPLAVIGLTYLL
- a CDS encoding UbiA family prenyltransferase, whose amino-acid sequence is MSVTVNAKHSFTDKVRAHIEILDPVTWISVFPCLAGGVMASGAMQPALHDYFLLLSIFLMFGPLGLGFSQSINDLCDLELDKVNEPTRPIPSGRLSEKEATFNSIAVFLLALGFGVFLGLYIGGTRGLIISSSIIASLVLGYTYSAPPFKLKKNILLSAPAVGFSYSFAPWLSANALFSEIRPEVVWMAVLNFFMGVALIILNDFKSAKGDKEGGLKSLTVMIGPKNTFLVSFFIIDVVFLVFAWLEYSWGLYPLVFFMLGGLLLNIFFQVKLYMDPKGGISFLKVAVDDGFGHAIGQSDVAEHKAFLQFQVANNVLFLANNLMAAGAIGIKYMQG
- a CDS encoding UDP-2,3-diacylglucosamine diphosphatase, producing MSKSFFVSDIHFGLQPDQQESRKMERFEYLAEIVRKDGEALYLVGDILDYWMEFRHVIPKYFDGFLCLLKGLVRQGVEVHYHAGNHDFSLGDFFNKSLGVQTWYGIRETLICGKKFIIAHGDGLDRNDIGYRLFVKLVRNRFNLFLLSNLQPDLAIAIMRKLSRLSRKHGRPDTHGEADFLFQYADAMAREKDFDYFVCGHSHVRGQKQLSNNRSEYINLGTWINGEYPYGVCEGGVFTLRQL